The following proteins are encoded in a genomic region of Micropterus dolomieu isolate WLL.071019.BEF.003 ecotype Adirondacks linkage group LG04, ASM2129224v1, whole genome shotgun sequence:
- the zgc:195282 gene encoding cysteine-rich protein 1, with translation MVGYCPICGKPVYFGEKKRSLGRDYHPLCLKCQKCNRQLTAGQHAEYDEKPYCSHCYLKMFGPRGNR, from the exons ATGGTAGGCTACTGTCCAATCTGTGGGAAGCCCGTTTACTTTG gtgagaagaagagGTCCTTAGGGAGGGACTACCACCCTCTTTGTCTGAAGTGTCAAAAGTGCAACAGACAGCTCACAGCTGGGCAACATGCTGAG TATGATGAGAAGCCATACTGTTCACACTGCTACCTGAAGATGTTTGGTCCAAGAG GTAACAGGTGA